A stretch of Gopherus evgoodei ecotype Sinaloan lineage chromosome 12, rGopEvg1_v1.p, whole genome shotgun sequence DNA encodes these proteins:
- the LOC115660482 gene encoding uncharacterized oxidoreductase C24B10.20-like, whose amino-acid sequence MAGFNVRNVLVTGANRGISLELAKQLLEKSNPPEWVFATCRDPEGEQAQQLKNLASRHPNLVIIALEATDPTSIKVAATRVEEHLKSSGLNLLINNAGIVRPSTLESETPEDMSLVYATNVTGHLLVSQLTRGCSFLPITWEFVQVVSYRCSKAALNMLTKCQSLGYEGDGILSITVNPGWLQTDMGSSASHQAPLMVDVSVQGILNVLPTLSKKDNGAFVNWEGKILPW is encoded by the exons ATGGCTGGCTTTAATGTCCGCAATGTTCTGGTGACTGGGGCCAATCGGGGAATCAGCCTGGAGCTCGCCAAGCAGTTACTGGAGAAATCAAATCCACCCGAGTGGGTCTTTGCGACCTGCCGGGACCCGGAGGGAGAGCAAGCGCAG CAATTGAAGAACTTGGCATCCAGGCATCCAAACCTGGTGATCATTGCGCTAG AAGCTACTGACCCAACCAGCATCAAGGTGGCAGCTACCAGAGTTGAGGAGCATCTGAAAAGCTCGGGGCTGAATCTGTTGATAAACAATGCTGGGATAGTGAGACCGAGCACACTAGAGTCTGAGACACCGGAGGACATGTCCCTGGTGTATGCAACCAACGTGACCGGGCACCTGCTGGTGAGCCAG CTGACCCGGGGGTGCTCTTTTCTACCCATTACCTGGGAGTTCGTGCAAGTTGTCTCTTATCGGTGCAGCAAG GCTGCTCTGAACATGCTCACGAAGTGCCAATCTTTGGGGTATGAGGGAGACGGGATCCTGAGCATCACTGTCAATCCTGGCTGGTTGCAGACTGACATGGGGAGCTCAGCCTCCCACCAG GCTCCACTGATGGTGGATGTGAGTGTCCAAGGGATCCTGAACGTGCTTCCAACGCTCTCCAAGAAGGACAACGGGGCCTTTGTGAACTGGGAAGGGAAAATTCTTCCCTGGTGA